The following coding sequences lie in one Myxococcales bacterium genomic window:
- a CDS encoding ornithine cyclodeaminase family protein (catalyzes the interconversion of alanine and pyruvate): MSTLLLTQSQIRELLDMQAVFSAVEDAFAAHGRNETLMPSKIYLSLPGKEGDFRAMPSYMHGAAGLKWVNAHPNNPQKHHLPTVMALFVLNDPDTALPLAVMDATLITAYRTGAAAGVASKYLARETATTIGFVGSGVQARFALEAHRVAASKLDIRCADLSEEAAQIFARDVDGKAVSVQEACACDIVCTTTPSRTPVVKREWLAPGCHINAMGADAPGKQELSPAILSAARVYVDDVEQASHSGEINVPLHEGTFQSKDIVATLGQVVAEKSPGRQGNEITVFDSTGLALQDLAVAKLLYERARSRNVGVEIDFLG; this comes from the coding sequence ATGAGCACCTTGCTTCTTACCCAGAGTCAAATTCGTGAACTACTTGATATGCAGGCGGTGTTTAGCGCCGTCGAGGATGCATTTGCTGCGCATGGTCGTAACGAAACGTTGATGCCTTCAAAAATATACCTATCCTTGCCAGGTAAGGAGGGGGATTTTCGCGCGATGCCCTCGTATATGCACGGTGCGGCCGGATTGAAATGGGTCAACGCCCATCCGAACAACCCTCAAAAGCACCATTTACCCACGGTCATGGCGCTTTTCGTACTCAACGATCCCGATACCGCACTACCGCTTGCCGTCATGGATGCCACCTTAATCACCGCCTATCGTACGGGGGCAGCCGCAGGCGTCGCATCCAAATATTTGGCGCGTGAGACAGCGACCACGATTGGTTTTGTCGGCTCGGGCGTGCAGGCGCGATTTGCCCTTGAAGCCCATCGCGTGGCTGCAAGTAAACTTGACATTCGATGCGCGGATTTATCCGAAGAAGCGGCACAAATTTTTGCAAGGGACGTGGATGGCAAAGCGGTCAGTGTGCAAGAAGCATGTGCCTGCGACATCGTTTGCACCACAACCCCATCGCGTACGCCCGTGGTCAAACGGGAATGGCTAGCACCGGGCTGTCATATCAACGCTATGGGAGCGGATGCCCCGGGCAAACAAGAGCTTAGTCCCGCGATTCTTTCAGCAGCACGTGTGTATGTGGATGATGTGGAGCAGGCCAGTCATAGTGGCGAGATTAACGTGCCGTTGCACGAGGGCACTTTTCAGTCAAAAGATATCGTCGCCACGCTCGGACAAGTGGTTGCGGAAAAGTCTCCTGGCCGACAGGGCAATGAAATAACGGTCTTTGATTCTACGGGTCTTGCATTGCAAGATCTGGCGGTGGCCAAGCTGCTTTACGAACGCGCTCGTAGCCGGAACGTGGGCGTCGAGATTGATTTTCTCGGCTAG
- a CDS encoding AgmX/PglI C-terminal domain-containing protein: MTFSTFPSITAAEPTNPLPRNAISHIANQRQMQMGACYMLGAGETLIGQYRVTFTFDVRPNGRVAGLRVMKTTQALPFVETCLLQELASWRFPKPHGGRSVRVVYPVTFHGITEALASR, from the coding sequence ATGACATTCAGCACTTTTCCATCGATTACAGCAGCAGAACCTACCAATCCGTTACCAAGGAATGCGATCTCGCACATTGCCAATCAGCGTCAGATGCAGATGGGCGCTTGTTACATGTTGGGGGCGGGCGAAACTTTGATTGGTCAGTATCGCGTGACCTTTACGTTTGATGTGCGCCCCAACGGCCGCGTCGCAGGCTTGCGCGTTATGAAGACCACACAGGCGCTTCCATTTGTGGAGACGTGCCTCTTGCAAGAGTTAGCGAGCTGGCGGTTTCCGAAGCCCCATGGCGGGCGTAGTGTTAGAGTTGTCTACCCCGTCACGTTCCATGGCATAACCGAAGCGTTGGCAAGTCGCTAG
- a CDS encoding DUF2723 domain-containing protein, producing MAGTSRKRTFAASVSFGLPLLVYLGFASGYDYWLDSGEFVAVSTQLGIAHPPGHPLAAVLNGALAFLPLGSISLRVAWMCAVCAALSILGLFFAFERFLARIGVSNEAPRLLMALGASLWCAGSQAWLVQAVHPEVYALNAALLCWALERIFAFECAEGRDLRPLYQAVLLWALALANHHFLALLLMPAVFPIVWPLIKPQRARAMIGSMAALSLGLATYLYLPLRASTDPTINLGQPNTLSNFLWLVSARAFQHNTGSGVPQPLGERFLDVCVQLVNGLQWPTIVLGLLGIYALWRLPGRQRRYAYVWSMLLLTFAGARAWLGFVRSNPDALGYLMMAHVAVVAFALGFIAVLWRLAESHNIGALAQLGTALGSLLVLASLYHAWHTVSHASLRYAFNATDVFADPRRRDLPPKAVVLAFGPSTIFQYWSGAATEHLRPDIDVVAVPLLTYPHMIEQLTRKAPELNSMLLAYRRDHKFSSAELESLALDRPVFIEMDTRVIPDLSRTLAPWGMLYQVLPGGATRIDVRMGHRAQETLYDRIYHALGASQLSYLETSKQLLWLHYMDALYYASSGAIDASLMSVDRGLRLDPFAKELRALKRYLIHQPENRPVDIHLFLPS from the coding sequence GTGGCCGGCACCAGCAGAAAACGAACGTTTGCGGCGAGCGTGTCCTTTGGCCTTCCCCTTTTGGTGTATCTCGGCTTTGCGTCCGGCTATGACTATTGGCTCGATTCGGGAGAATTTGTCGCGGTCTCGACTCAGCTCGGCATCGCCCACCCGCCTGGTCACCCGCTGGCAGCAGTGCTGAACGGCGCCTTGGCATTCCTTCCGCTCGGATCTATTTCCTTACGCGTCGCCTGGATGTGCGCAGTGTGCGCCGCGTTATCGATTTTAGGCCTATTTTTTGCTTTCGAACGATTTCTCGCCCGAATCGGAGTAAGCAATGAGGCACCGCGGCTCCTCATGGCACTCGGGGCGAGCCTGTGGTGCGCAGGCTCTCAGGCCTGGCTCGTTCAGGCAGTTCATCCCGAGGTCTACGCGCTGAATGCCGCCCTTTTGTGCTGGGCCCTTGAACGCATCTTTGCCTTTGAGTGCGCAGAGGGTCGTGACCTTAGGCCCCTATATCAAGCGGTGTTGCTGTGGGCGCTCGCTTTGGCCAATCATCATTTTTTGGCACTCCTGCTCATGCCGGCGGTGTTCCCTATTGTATGGCCCTTGATCAAGCCGCAGCGCGCACGCGCCATGATTGGATCGATGGCTGCTCTCAGCTTGGGGCTCGCGACGTACCTTTACTTGCCCCTACGGGCAAGTACCGATCCGACCATTAACTTGGGACAGCCCAATACGCTATCTAACTTCCTATGGCTGGTGAGCGCGCGCGCCTTTCAACACAACACGGGCAGTGGGGTGCCCCAACCATTGGGCGAGCGATTTCTCGACGTATGTGTGCAATTGGTCAACGGGCTACAGTGGCCGACGATCGTGCTCGGCCTTCTAGGCATCTATGCCCTTTGGCGCCTGCCCGGGAGACAGCGGCGCTATGCGTATGTCTGGAGCATGCTGCTATTAACGTTCGCCGGGGCCAGGGCTTGGCTTGGCTTCGTACGCTCGAATCCAGATGCGCTAGGCTATCTCATGATGGCGCACGTGGCGGTGGTGGCCTTTGCGCTTGGTTTTATCGCAGTGCTTTGGCGCCTGGCCGAGTCTCACAACATTGGCGCGCTAGCACAGCTGGGGACCGCTCTCGGGTCGTTACTAGTGCTCGCATCCCTCTACCACGCCTGGCACACGGTCTCTCATGCGTCTTTGCGCTACGCATTTAACGCCACGGATGTATTTGCCGATCCCCGCCGTCGCGATTTGCCTCCCAAAGCAGTTGTATTAGCCTTTGGTCCTTCCACCATCTTTCAGTACTGGAGTGGTGCGGCGACAGAACATCTGCGTCCCGACATCGACGTCGTGGCAGTTCCCCTTTTGACGTATCCCCATATGATCGAGCAACTCACCCGGAAGGCACCAGAGCTCAACTCGATGCTCCTGGCCTACCGGCGGGATCATAAATTCTCTAGCGCCGAGTTGGAGTCACTCGCGCTTGACCGGCCAGTATTCATTGAAATGGATACGAGAGTCATTCCCGATCTCAGCCGCACGCTTGCTCCATGGGGAATGTTGTATCAGGTGCTGCCGGGGGGAGCGACGCGCATCGATGTGCGTATGGGGCACCGTGCCCAAGAGACTCTATACGACCGCATCTACCACGCGCTCGGCGCCTCCCAACTCTCATACCTCGAGACCTCGAAACAGCTGCTTTGGCTGCACTATATGGATGCGCTCTACTACGCATCCTCGGGTGCAATCGACGCAAGCCTTATGTCTGTGGACCGGGGTCTCCGTCTGGATCCATTCGCAAAAGAATTGCGCGCATTGAAACGGTACCTCATACACCAACCCGAAAATCGGCCTGTCGATATTCACCTCTTTTTGCCCAGTTAG
- a CDS encoding TIGR01777 family protein, translating into MPPQKILSIAGAQGVIGQHLIAEALKEGYRVRVLSRGITSAMPAGIETYQWQPSSDGEAPAVRQALEGASLLVNLAGASLGSGRLTPKRKRWILESRLDATSTLVRAFAQCDNPPPVWIQASAIGYYGTRGDEILTEQSAKGTPWFLADVCQQWEDAANIVKAQHGPLVRLIIARIGLVLAKDAPAWRAMLLPIKLGVGGPLGSGDQWYAWIDADDLARGFLFLAAQPDNEGVYNFTAPDPVRQSELARRAAGVVRRPSLLRTPRFVLRALLGEAADSLLLASAKAVPARLLNAGFTFERRTIEQEIDHLLK; encoded by the coding sequence ATGCCCCCTCAAAAGATTCTCAGCATTGCCGGCGCCCAAGGCGTCATCGGCCAGCATCTGATCGCCGAGGCGCTAAAAGAAGGATACCGCGTGCGCGTGCTTTCGCGCGGGATAACATCTGCGATGCCCGCGGGCATCGAGACGTATCAGTGGCAGCCATCGTCAGATGGGGAGGCACCTGCGGTGCGACAGGCACTAGAAGGCGCCTCGCTACTTGTGAACCTTGCTGGTGCCTCCCTGGGCTCAGGCCGGCTCACACCCAAGCGAAAGCGATGGATTCTCGAGAGCCGTCTCGATGCAACATCGACTTTGGTGAGGGCCTTCGCGCAATGCGACAACCCTCCGCCAGTGTGGATTCAAGCGTCGGCCATCGGTTACTACGGCACCCGTGGCGACGAGATACTCACCGAACAGAGCGCCAAAGGGACCCCCTGGTTTTTGGCGGACGTGTGCCAACAGTGGGAAGACGCTGCCAACATAGTCAAAGCGCAACATGGCCCGCTCGTTCGCTTGATTATCGCGCGCATCGGGTTGGTGCTCGCGAAGGATGCGCCAGCGTGGCGCGCCATGCTTCTTCCCATTAAGTTGGGTGTCGGCGGACCACTTGGATCCGGCGATCAATGGTACGCGTGGATAGATGCAGATGATCTTGCCCGAGGATTTCTGTTTCTAGCCGCTCAGCCAGACAACGAGGGCGTTTATAATTTCACCGCTCCCGACCCGGTTCGCCAGTCAGAGCTAGCGAGGCGCGCAGCAGGCGTAGTACGGCGACCGTCGCTCCTGCGAACTCCCCGATTTGTATTGCGCGCACTGTTGGGGGAGGCTGCAGACAGTTTGCTTTTGGCCAGCGCTAAGGCCGTGCCTGCGCGATTGCTCAACGCTGGTTTTACTTTCGAGCGCAGAACCATCGAGCAGGAGATCGATCACTTGTTGAAGTAA